A DNA window from Moorella thermoacetica contains the following coding sequences:
- a CDS encoding sigma 54-interacting transcriptional regulator — protein sequence MKTITGKCRMCYACIRNCPVKAIKVVDGQARVVPELCIACGHCVQVCAQGAKLVEREIDKVEEFLAAGRVIACLAPSFVAEFHPAWPGQVVAALRKLGFDEVYEVAYGAHLVTLEYQKYLQEAGDRQGLISTPCPAIVNLVTKYYPRLLPQLVPVVSPMIALGRYLKARKGPDVRLVFIGPCVAKKGEAREEEVAGAIDAVLTFLELKEMLVAREIDINLCGNSDFDNDPAYLGRLYPVGGGLLRSAGIDADILTNQVLVVEGREDCLDFLKAVNEGKMVPQMADMLFCKGCINGPMQENDFSPYRRRKIVAEFTRQGLQNTRPQPLDLTGINLRREFHDQSVFFPRPSEADIRAILAELGKYTPEDELNCGACGYPSCREKAVAVYHGLAENRMCLPYLIAQLEKSNFHLRQELKAFQGKFGQLVGNSAAMQEVYRLIEKVAKTDATVLIRGESGTGKELVARAIHYHSRRSEAPFVSINCAALPETLLESELFGHARGAFTGAVTAKKGLFEEANEGTIFLDEIGDISLGLQSKLLRVLQEGEFLRVGETRPTRVNVRVLAATNRDLEKAVKDGAFRPELLYRLNVITIWLPPLRERRDDIPLLARHFLEKSCQRLGKEVNGFTHEAMDALIRADWPGNVRELENVIERAVILTESKRIELGDLPRQFRNMAAGASGWAFTRGMSFKEAVAAYESRLILQALEESQGVQARAAEILGLKRSTLNEMIKRYNLMGRKNGGTNK from the coding sequence GTGAAAACAATCACAGGCAAATGCCGGATGTGTTATGCTTGCATCCGCAACTGCCCGGTCAAGGCGATCAAGGTAGTCGACGGCCAGGCCCGGGTGGTACCGGAGCTTTGTATCGCCTGCGGCCACTGCGTCCAGGTCTGTGCCCAGGGAGCCAAGCTGGTCGAGCGGGAAATAGACAAAGTAGAGGAATTCCTGGCTGCCGGCCGGGTCATAGCCTGCCTGGCGCCTTCTTTTGTCGCGGAATTTCACCCCGCCTGGCCCGGCCAGGTGGTGGCGGCCCTGCGGAAGCTGGGTTTTGACGAGGTTTATGAAGTGGCTTACGGCGCCCATCTGGTTACCCTGGAGTATCAAAAGTACCTCCAGGAAGCCGGCGACCGCCAGGGGCTCATCAGCACCCCATGCCCGGCGATAGTCAACCTGGTGACCAAATACTACCCCCGCCTGCTGCCCCAGCTGGTGCCGGTGGTATCGCCCATGATCGCCTTGGGACGCTACCTGAAAGCCCGCAAGGGTCCCGATGTCCGCCTGGTCTTCATTGGTCCCTGCGTGGCCAAGAAAGGAGAGGCCAGGGAGGAAGAAGTAGCCGGGGCGATTGACGCCGTCCTGACCTTTCTGGAGCTAAAGGAGATGCTGGTCGCCAGGGAGATCGACATTAATCTCTGCGGTAACAGCGATTTCGATAATGACCCGGCCTATCTGGGCCGCCTCTACCCCGTCGGGGGCGGCCTCTTACGTAGCGCCGGCATCGATGCCGATATCCTGACCAACCAGGTCCTGGTAGTTGAAGGCCGTGAAGACTGCCTGGATTTTTTAAAAGCAGTAAACGAGGGCAAGATGGTGCCTCAGATGGCTGATATGCTCTTCTGCAAGGGGTGCATCAACGGCCCCATGCAGGAAAACGATTTTTCGCCCTACCGGCGGCGGAAGATTGTGGCCGAATTTACCCGCCAGGGATTGCAAAATACCCGTCCCCAGCCCCTGGATCTCACAGGGATAAACTTGCGCCGGGAGTTTCATGATCAGAGCGTTTTCTTTCCCCGGCCCAGCGAGGCGGATATCCGGGCCATCCTGGCAGAACTGGGTAAGTATACCCCGGAGGACGAGCTCAATTGCGGTGCCTGTGGCTATCCCTCCTGCCGGGAGAAGGCCGTTGCCGTTTATCACGGCCTGGCGGAGAATCGCATGTGCCTGCCCTACCTCATTGCCCAGCTGGAAAAGAGCAACTTCCACCTGCGCCAGGAGCTTAAAGCCTTCCAGGGCAAGTTTGGCCAGCTGGTGGGCAACAGTGCAGCCATGCAGGAGGTCTACCGCCTGATAGAGAAGGTAGCTAAAACCGATGCCACCGTCCTCATCCGGGGGGAGAGCGGTACCGGCAAGGAGCTGGTGGCTAGGGCCATACATTATCACAGCCGCCGGAGCGAGGCGCCCTTCGTCAGCATCAACTGCGCCGCCCTGCCGGAAACCTTGCTGGAGAGCGAGCTCTTCGGCCATGCCCGGGGCGCCTTTACCGGGGCGGTCACGGCTAAGAAAGGACTCTTTGAGGAGGCCAACGAAGGCACCATTTTCCTGGATGAAATCGGCGATATCAGCCTGGGACTCCAGAGCAAGCTCCTGCGCGTCCTCCAGGAAGGGGAATTCTTACGGGTGGGAGAGACCAGGCCGACCAGGGTGAACGTCCGCGTCCTGGCGGCCACCAACCGGGACCTGGAGAAGGCCGTCAAGGATGGCGCCTTCCGGCCCGAGCTCCTTTATCGCCTCAACGTCATTACCATCTGGCTGCCGCCCTTGCGGGAACGGCGGGATGATATCCCCCTGCTGGCCCGTCACTTCCTGGAAAAATCCTGCCAGCGCCTGGGTAAAGAAGTCAATGGCTTCACCCACGAGGCCATGGACGCCCTGATACGGGCCGACTGGCCGGGCAATGTTCGGGAACTGGAGAACGTCATCGAGCGGGCGGTTATTTTGACCGAGAGTAAGAGAATCGAGCTGGGCGATTTACCGCGGCAGTTCCGTAACATGGCCGCCGGGGCTTCCGGCTGGGCCTTCACCCGGGGCATGAGTTTTAAAGAGGCTGTGGCCGCCTACGAATCGCGCCTTATTCTGCAGGCTCTGGAGGAGAGCCAGGGGGTCCAGGCCCGGGCGGCAGAGATCCTGGGCCTGAAGCGGAGCACTTTGAATGAGATGATAAAACGCTATAATTTAATGGGCCGCAAAAATGGTGGTACAAATAAATGA
- a CDS encoding DUF3656 domain-containing U32 family peptidase encodes MNKPELMAPAGNQEALKAAIANGADAVYLGGRQFNARAGADNFDRDGILAALDYAHERGCRVYVTVNILLADRELPAAMDYLYFLGAARVDGVIVQDLGLAHLARRLLPELPLIGSTQMTVTNAAGVKYLEQLGFKRVVLARELSLDDIRAIREQVELELEAFVHGALCFSYSGQCLLSSMIGGRSGNRGRCAQPCRLAYTLVDEAGHPLEAKPEHLLSTRDLYTLDRIPDLLAAGVTAFKIEGRLRRPEYVAVVTRAYRRVIDRYLADPRGFAVSPAERAEVAQIFNRDFTPGYLDGDPGVELMGYGRPSNRGLYLGRAGRRQGERWLVRLEAPLRRGDGLDVWVSRGGHQGIVVHHIWQEGREVPQAPPGTTVALELPPATRPGDRIFKTSDVELLEEVRRTYTSPREEPRVPLTMAVRGRPGDPLELEVVDPGGNRVQARTAVAAAVAKRHPLDMATLTAQLGRLGNTPYRLDRLVAHLEGPVMVPLSELNRLRREAIEELRQKRLSSWPQRVPSPESFRTGLEVCLTPRGRVQAPTTKTTITGYTGLPGPVAGNGYHRPRLAVAVGDGEGARVALAAGAGRVYLAGEIWQGKETLDTGDLRELVTLAGEKGAEVIPALPRLWHEKEAGRVKKRLEQFMEAGARLIMVANPGGLELLQEYHLAGWGDYPLNVFNVTAVEALAAAGLQGVTLSPELNLEQLREFKSRAPGLPLEGIVHGSLPLIVSAHCVLGARLGGKKPGQVCTAPCRRGRYGLKDRLGLVFPVATDRQCRFYLYNPKEMCLVDHLAAIAGLGLAWIRIEAREKPPGYIRRVTALYREALAALGTREESRVLGAAAREAEALAPAGITRGHYFRGVIDV; translated from the coding sequence ATGAATAAACCAGAACTCATGGCCCCGGCCGGGAACCAGGAAGCCCTGAAGGCGGCCATCGCCAACGGCGCCGACGCCGTTTACCTGGGCGGCCGGCAGTTTAACGCCCGGGCAGGCGCTGATAATTTTGATCGGGATGGGATCCTGGCGGCCCTGGATTATGCCCATGAAAGGGGCTGCCGCGTTTATGTCACCGTAAACATTCTCCTGGCTGACCGGGAACTCCCTGCGGCCATGGATTACCTCTATTTTTTGGGAGCGGCGCGAGTGGATGGTGTCATCGTCCAGGACCTGGGACTGGCCCATCTCGCCCGGCGGCTCCTGCCGGAACTACCCCTCATCGGTAGTACCCAGATGACGGTGACCAATGCCGCTGGAGTCAAATACCTGGAGCAACTGGGCTTCAAGCGGGTGGTCCTTGCCCGGGAGCTGTCCCTGGACGACATCAGGGCCATCAGGGAGCAGGTAGAGCTGGAACTGGAAGCCTTCGTCCACGGGGCTCTTTGCTTTTCTTACTCGGGTCAGTGCTTGTTAAGCAGCATGATTGGGGGCCGCAGCGGCAATCGTGGCCGCTGCGCCCAGCCCTGTCGCCTGGCCTACACCCTGGTGGACGAGGCCGGCCATCCCCTGGAAGCGAAACCGGAACACCTGTTAAGCACCCGCGACCTCTATACCCTGGACCGGATTCCGGATTTGCTGGCTGCCGGGGTCACGGCCTTCAAGATCGAAGGCCGCCTGCGGCGGCCGGAGTATGTAGCCGTGGTGACCAGGGCCTACCGGCGGGTCATTGATCGCTACCTGGCCGATCCCCGGGGATTTGCCGTTTCCCCGGCAGAACGGGCGGAAGTGGCCCAGATCTTTAACCGCGATTTTACGCCGGGTTACCTGGACGGCGACCCGGGGGTCGAACTCATGGGGTACGGCCGACCCAGTAACCGGGGTCTTTACCTGGGCCGGGCCGGCCGGCGCCAGGGGGAGCGCTGGCTGGTACGCCTGGAGGCCCCCTTGCGCCGGGGGGACGGCCTGGATGTCTGGGTCAGCCGGGGCGGCCATCAAGGGATAGTGGTTCACCATATCTGGCAGGAGGGCCGGGAGGTGCCCCAGGCACCGCCAGGGACCACCGTGGCCCTGGAGCTGCCCCCTGCCACCCGGCCGGGGGACCGGATCTTTAAAACCAGCGATGTGGAGCTCCTGGAGGAGGTCCGGCGTACCTATACCTCGCCCCGGGAAGAGCCCCGGGTGCCGCTGACCATGGCAGTGCGGGGGCGACCGGGGGACCCCCTGGAACTGGAGGTTGTCGACCCCGGCGGCAACCGTGTCCAGGCCCGGACCGCTGTAGCCGCGGCAGTGGCTAAACGCCATCCCCTGGATATGGCCACTCTAACGGCCCAGCTGGGCCGCCTGGGCAACACACCCTACCGGTTGGACCGGCTGGTGGCGCACTTGGAAGGACCGGTCATGGTACCTTTAAGTGAATTAAACCGGTTGCGCCGGGAGGCCATTGAGGAACTCCGGCAGAAGCGCCTATCCTCCTGGCCGCAACGGGTACCGTCTCCGGAGTCCTTCCGTACCGGCCTGGAAGTTTGCCTAACGCCCCGGGGACGGGTGCAAGCACCAACCACGAAAACGACAATAACAGGGTATACGGGGTTACCAGGGCCGGTAGCAGGAAACGGCTATCACCGGCCCCGCCTGGCTGTAGCCGTAGGCGACGGTGAAGGAGCCCGGGTCGCCCTGGCCGCAGGTGCCGGGAGGGTGTACCTGGCCGGGGAAATCTGGCAGGGGAAAGAAACCCTGGATACAGGCGACCTGCGGGAACTGGTGACCCTGGCCGGGGAGAAGGGGGCAGAAGTCATTCCCGCCCTGCCGCGCCTGTGGCACGAAAAGGAGGCCGGCAGGGTAAAGAAGCGCCTGGAACAATTTATGGAAGCCGGGGCCAGATTGATAATGGTGGCCAATCCGGGCGGCCTGGAGCTATTACAAGAATATCACCTGGCGGGATGGGGCGATTATCCTTTAAATGTATTTAACGTCACCGCAGTAGAGGCTTTGGCCGCTGCCGGTTTACAAGGTGTGACCCTGTCGCCGGAGTTAAATCTGGAACAGCTGCGGGAGTTTAAGTCCCGGGCACCGGGCCTGCCCCTGGAAGGCATCGTCCACGGGTCCCTGCCCCTGATAGTCTCGGCCCACTGCGTCCTGGGAGCGCGGCTGGGGGGCAAAAAACCGGGGCAGGTTTGCACGGCTCCCTGCCGCCGGGGTCGCTATGGACTGAAGGATCGCCTGGGGCTGGTGTTCCCGGTAGCTACCGACCGGCAGTGTCGCTTTTATTTATATAACCCCAAAGAAATGTGCCTCGTGGACCATCTGGCGGCCATCGCCGGCCTGGGTCTGGCCTGGATTCGCATTGAGGCCCGGGAAAAGCCTCCCGGCTATATCCGCCGGGTGACGGCCCTCTACCGGGAGGCCCTGGCCGCCCTGGGGACCAGGGAAGAAAGCAGGGTTCTGGGGGCGGCCGCCCGGGAGGCGGAAGCCCTGGCCCCGGCGGGCATTACCCGTGGCCACTATTTCCGGGGAGTTATTGATGTTTAA
- the nuoF gene encoding NADH-quinone oxidoreductase subunit NuoF: MQSQEAGAKAKIVVGMGTCGIAAGAREVMNAILDEVAKRQLTGVTVSQTSCIGLCAQEPLVDVILPGQPKVTYGKVDAAKAREIVGRHVVDGHIVTEWVVNRQGDAVRPYTELPFFKHQVRIALRNCGLIDPESIGEYIAHDGYQALSKVLTTMKPYEVIETIKKSGLRGRGGGGFPTGLKWEFAYRSPGPVKYFVCNADEGDPGAFMDRSILEGDPHAVLEGMAIGAYAIGASQGYIYVRAEYPVAVQRLKLAISQAREQGLLGKNLFNSGFDFDIDIRLGAGAFVCGEETALLASIEGRRGEPRPRPPFPAVSGLWGKPTVINNVETLANIPTIIRQGWEWFAGIGTEKSKGTKVFALAGKINNNGLVEIPMGTSLRQVIYEIGGGIPGGKKFKVAQTGGPSGGCIPAEHLDAPIDYENLTALGTIMGSGGLIIMDEDTCMVDVAKFFMDFVKDESCGKCTPCRIGTTRMLEILNRITRGQGEEKDLDLLVELARQIKDTALCGLGQTAPNPVLSTITYFRDEYLAHIRDHRCPAHVCQELLSYVIDAGKCTGCGACSRVCPVGAISGGKKEAHQIDPAACIKCGSCYEKCRFGAITRE; encoded by the coding sequence ATGCAATCCCAAGAAGCGGGCGCGAAGGCGAAGATCGTCGTGGGGATGGGAACCTGCGGCATCGCTGCCGGGGCCCGGGAGGTTATGAACGCCATCCTCGATGAAGTAGCTAAACGCCAGTTAACGGGGGTGACGGTTAGCCAGACAAGTTGCATCGGCCTTTGCGCCCAGGAGCCCCTCGTTGACGTGATCTTACCCGGCCAGCCGAAGGTGACTTACGGGAAGGTAGACGCCGCCAAAGCCAGGGAAATCGTGGGTCGCCATGTCGTTGACGGCCACATTGTAACCGAGTGGGTCGTGAACCGCCAGGGGGACGCCGTCAGGCCCTACACGGAGTTGCCCTTTTTTAAACACCAGGTCCGCATAGCCCTGCGCAACTGCGGTCTCATAGATCCGGAATCCATTGGCGAATATATCGCCCACGACGGCTACCAAGCCCTGAGTAAAGTTCTGACTACCATGAAACCGTATGAGGTTATCGAGACCATTAAAAAATCTGGTTTACGCGGCCGGGGCGGCGGTGGTTTTCCCACCGGTCTTAAGTGGGAGTTTGCCTATCGTTCCCCCGGTCCGGTCAAGTATTTTGTCTGCAATGCCGACGAGGGCGACCCGGGGGCTTTTATGGATCGCAGTATCCTGGAGGGTGACCCCCACGCCGTCCTGGAAGGCATGGCTATCGGGGCCTACGCCATCGGCGCCAGCCAGGGCTATATCTATGTCCGGGCCGAATACCCTGTTGCCGTCCAGCGGTTAAAGCTGGCCATTAGCCAGGCGCGTGAGCAGGGACTTCTGGGGAAAAACCTGTTTAACTCCGGGTTTGATTTCGACATTGATATTCGCCTGGGGGCCGGGGCCTTTGTTTGTGGCGAGGAGACGGCCCTGCTGGCCTCCATTGAAGGCCGCCGGGGTGAACCGCGGCCGCGGCCGCCCTTCCCGGCCGTTTCCGGGCTCTGGGGCAAGCCGACGGTTATTAACAACGTGGAGACCCTGGCCAATATTCCCACAATTATCCGCCAGGGATGGGAATGGTTTGCCGGTATCGGCACGGAAAAGAGCAAGGGCACCAAGGTCTTTGCCCTGGCCGGCAAGATTAACAACAACGGCCTGGTTGAAATCCCCATGGGGACTTCCCTCCGCCAGGTTATTTATGAAATTGGCGGCGGTATCCCGGGCGGCAAGAAGTTTAAAGTGGCGCAGACCGGAGGTCCGTCGGGCGGTTGCATCCCTGCCGAGCACCTGGATGCGCCCATTGATTATGAAAACCTGACGGCCCTGGGCACCATTATGGGCTCCGGCGGCCTCATCATTATGGATGAAGACACCTGTATGGTAGATGTAGCCAAATTCTTCATGGACTTTGTCAAAGACGAATCCTGCGGCAAGTGCACCCCCTGCCGGATCGGCACTACGCGGATGCTAGAAATCTTGAATCGCATCACCAGGGGACAGGGGGAAGAAAAAGACCTGGATCTCTTGGTAGAACTGGCGCGCCAGATCAAGGATACAGCCCTCTGCGGCCTGGGCCAGACGGCCCCGAACCCGGTTTTGAGCACCATCACCTATTTCCGGGACGAGTACCTTGCCCATATTCGCGACCACCGTTGCCCGGCTCATGTCTGCCAGGAGCTGCTTTCATATGTTATTGATGCCGGAAAATGCACCGGTTGCGGGGCCTGCAGTCGCGTCTGCCCGGTGGGGGCCATAAGCGGCGGCAAAAAGGAAGCCCATCAGATTGATCCTGCAGCCTGCATTAAATGCGGCAGCTGTTATGAGAAATGCAGGTTCGGCGCCATAACGAGGGAATAA
- a CDS encoding SGNH/GDSL hydrolase family protein, translated as MQAIDLVGLGDSLTWGYPFGPEASWLNLAAAETGLQVINRGISGETTGEMLARFDEDVVRPGPRAVTIMGGTNDAWAGLAAAEVESNIRTMIDKSRRAGIEVIICLPPPLCRTGSDIPASFLEKMAGLLADYRDACRHLASSLGLELLDFYIPLLDQDTGWGKREFFVDDAHPSIKGYQAMAAVAVDLFRKLKC; from the coding sequence ATGCAGGCAATTGATCTGGTAGGCCTGGGGGACAGCCTGACGTGGGGGTATCCCTTCGGGCCGGAGGCCTCCTGGCTGAACCTGGCGGCCGCGGAAACCGGCCTGCAGGTGATCAACCGGGGTATCAGCGGGGAAACGACGGGGGAGATGCTGGCCCGTTTCGATGAGGATGTTGTCCGGCCGGGGCCCCGGGCAGTGACCATCATGGGCGGGACCAACGACGCCTGGGCCGGTTTGGCCGCCGCGGAAGTGGAAAGTAACATCCGAACCATGATTGATAAATCCCGCCGGGCCGGCATCGAGGTTATTATCTGCCTGCCGCCCCCCCTCTGCCGGACAGGTTCCGACATCCCGGCATCGTTCTTGGAAAAGATGGCCGGATTGCTGGCGGATTATCGTGACGCCTGCCGCCACCTGGCCAGCTCCCTGGGTTTAGAGCTTCTGGACTTTTATATCCCCCTCCTGGACCAGGATACTGGTTGGGGGAAAAGAGAATTCTTCGTTGACGACGCCCACCCCAGTATAAAAGGGTATCAGGCCATGGCCGCGGTAGCCGTCGATCTGTTCCGGAAGTTGAAATGTTAG
- a CDS encoding NADH-dependent [FeFe] hydrogenase, group A6 — MSTVKLTIDNIPVEVEAGTTILKAAEEAGIHIPTLCYLEGINEIGACRVCVVEVEGARNLMASCVAPVAEGMVVKTNSPRVRMARRLNVELLLSNHEMECPTCIRNLNCELQSLARGLGIRQVRFKGKKSEHPVDDSTPALVREPDKCILCRRCVAVCEKVQGVMAIAPLGRGFDTVIAPAFQEKLVDIACVECGQCTLVCPVGALYEKDYTSEVWAALADPEKFVVVQTAPATRVSIGQEFGLAPGSINTGQMVAALRRLGFDRVFDTDFSADLTIMEEGSEFIERFTKDGPLPLITSCSPGWIKFMEHFYPELIPNVSTCKSPQQMFGAVAKTYYARKAGVDPARMVVVSIMPCTAKKFECQRPEMRDSGYQDVDYVLTTRELARMIREAGIDFKNLPEEQYDDPLGESTGAGVIFGATGGVMEAALRTAYELITGETLPALDFYDIRGLKGIKEATVDIKGTKVRVAVAHSLGHARQLLERVKAGEQYHFIEIMCCPGGCIGGGGQPIPTNTEIREQRIKGIYQVDMEMPIRKSHENPSVQALYREFLGKPLSEKSHHLLHTEYTRRGKY, encoded by the coding sequence TTGAGCACCGTAAAACTGACCATTGACAATATACCGGTGGAAGTTGAGGCCGGAACGACGATCTTAAAGGCCGCCGAGGAGGCTGGTATTCATATACCCACCCTTTGTTACCTGGAAGGCATCAACGAGATCGGCGCCTGCCGGGTCTGCGTGGTTGAAGTTGAAGGGGCCAGGAACCTGATGGCCTCCTGTGTAGCCCCGGTAGCCGAAGGTATGGTGGTAAAGACCAACAGCCCGAGGGTAAGGATGGCCCGGCGCCTGAACGTTGAGCTCCTCCTTTCCAACCACGAGATGGAGTGCCCGACCTGCATCCGTAACTTGAACTGCGAACTCCAGTCCCTGGCCCGGGGGCTGGGTATCCGCCAGGTACGCTTTAAGGGCAAAAAGAGCGAGCACCCCGTGGACGATTCGACCCCAGCCCTGGTGCGCGAGCCTGACAAGTGCATTCTCTGCCGCCGTTGCGTGGCCGTTTGCGAAAAGGTCCAGGGAGTTATGGCTATAGCCCCCCTGGGGCGGGGCTTTGACACCGTCATCGCCCCGGCCTTCCAGGAGAAGCTCGTGGACATCGCCTGCGTGGAATGCGGCCAGTGCACCCTTGTCTGCCCGGTGGGCGCCCTGTACGAAAAAGATTACACCAGCGAAGTCTGGGCGGCCCTGGCCGACCCGGAGAAGTTCGTCGTCGTCCAGACGGCGCCGGCCACCCGGGTGTCCATCGGCCAGGAGTTCGGGTTAGCACCGGGGAGCATCAACACCGGCCAGATGGTGGCGGCTTTAAGGCGCCTGGGCTTTGACAGGGTCTTTGATACCGACTTTTCCGCCGACCTGACCATTATGGAAGAAGGCTCCGAGTTTATTGAGCGCTTTACCAAAGATGGCCCCCTGCCGTTGATCACCTCCTGCAGCCCGGGCTGGATCAAGTTTATGGAGCACTTCTACCCGGAGCTTATACCCAACGTCTCCACCTGCAAGTCGCCCCAGCAGATGTTCGGCGCCGTGGCCAAGACTTACTATGCCCGGAAGGCCGGTGTAGATCCGGCCAGGATGGTGGTCGTCTCCATCATGCCCTGCACTGCCAAGAAGTTCGAGTGCCAGCGGCCGGAGATGCGGGACAGCGGCTATCAGGACGTGGACTACGTCCTCACCACGCGCGAGCTGGCGCGGATGATCAGGGAAGCCGGGATTGATTTCAAAAACCTCCCGGAAGAGCAGTACGACGATCCATTAGGCGAATCCACCGGAGCGGGGGTCATCTTCGGTGCCACAGGCGGGGTCATGGAGGCGGCCTTGCGTACGGCCTACGAACTAATTACCGGCGAGACCCTGCCCGCCCTGGACTTCTATGATATCCGCGGCCTCAAGGGCATCAAGGAAGCCACGGTAGACATCAAGGGTACCAAAGTCCGGGTGGCTGTAGCCCACAGCCTGGGCCATGCCCGGCAGCTTTTAGAGCGGGTCAAGGCCGGGGAGCAGTATCACTTCATTGAAATCATGTGCTGCCCCGGCGGCTGCATTGGCGGCGGCGGGCAGCCCATCCCCACCAACACCGAGATCAGGGAGCAGCGCATCAAGGGTATTTATCAGGTCGACATGGAGATGCCCATCCGCAAGTCCCACGAGAACCCGTCCGTTCAAGCCCTTTACCGCGAGTTCCTGGGCAAGCCTTTGAGCGAGAAGTCCCACCACTTATTGCACACCGAATATACGCGGCGGGGGAAATACTAG
- a CDS encoding helix-turn-helix transcriptional regulator, which yields MRNEKLYQLRRERGLSQVKVASAVGITQSAYAMIERGQRYPRKETMKKLADYFGLTVDELFFK from the coding sequence ATGCGCAATGAGAAACTATACCAGCTACGCCGGGAACGGGGCCTCAGCCAGGTTAAGGTAGCATCTGCAGTTGGTATAACCCAGAGCGCCTATGCCATGATCGAGAGGGGCCAGCGTTATCCACGTAAAGAAACCATGAAAAAGCTGGCCGATTATTTCGGTTTGACGGTAGATGAGCTTTTTTTCAAATAA
- a CDS encoding complex I 24 kDa subunit family protein: METCQCEAKWEELEKIIDAHRGQPSALIEVLHQSQELVGYLPRNVQVAIADGLGLSLSQVYSVVSFYNHFTTKPKGKYQVSVCMGTACFVKGAPAILERLEQELGTKVGDTTADGRFTINQVRCLGCCALGPVMTVNQKAHGRLTPDTALEILKEYQ; this comes from the coding sequence ATGGAAACCTGTCAATGCGAAGCTAAATGGGAGGAACTTGAAAAAATCATCGACGCCCACCGGGGACAGCCGTCGGCCTTGATCGAGGTGCTCCACCAGAGCCAGGAACTGGTAGGCTATTTGCCCCGTAATGTCCAGGTAGCAATCGCCGATGGTCTGGGGCTATCTCTAAGCCAGGTTTACAGTGTGGTGTCCTTCTATAACCATTTTACGACCAAGCCCAAGGGCAAATACCAGGTCTCGGTGTGCATGGGCACTGCCTGCTTTGTTAAGGGTGCGCCGGCGATACTGGAACGCCTGGAGCAGGAACTGGGAACGAAAGTCGGCGACACCACGGCGGACGGTAGATTTACCATCAATCAGGTACGCTGCCTCGGTTGCTGCGCCCTGGGGCCGGTGATGACCGTCAACCAGAAGGCCCATGGCCGCTTAACCCCGGATACCGCCCTGGAGATATTAAAGGAATACCAGTAA
- a CDS encoding helix-turn-helix domain-containing protein, translating to MKSLGERLAFLRKERALSQAEMAKLLNMGQSTIAMYEKNKRRPDPETLERLADFFDVSIDYLLGRADSRQKETYPLQDETQARTTMVLLEPGVRTLLADPIFKNIFKRLPNLDLTPGEKELLAQHWDLALQLIEKEKSRLQSIDKKEKPPQE from the coding sequence ATGAAGTCCCTGGGGGAAAGATTAGCATTCTTGCGTAAAGAACGGGCCTTATCCCAGGCGGAGATGGCCAAATTGCTCAATATGGGTCAGAGTACTATCGCCATGTACGAAAAAAATAAACGCCGGCCCGACCCGGAAACCCTGGAAAGGCTTGCCGACTTTTTTGATGTCTCTATTGATTATCTTCTGGGACGTGCTGATTCCCGGCAAAAAGAAACCTATCCTTTGCAGGATGAAACCCAGGCCAGAACAACTATGGTTTTGCTTGAACCCGGGGTCAGGACCTTGCTTGCTGACCCTATTTTTAAAAATATCTTCAAGCGCCTGCCCAATCTTGATTTGACTCCGGGTGAAAAGGAATTACTCGCCCAGCACTGGGACCTGGCACTGCAGCTGATTGAAAAGGAAAAGTCGCGGTTGCAATCTATTGATAAAAAAGAAAAACCCCCGCAGGAGTAA